A stretch of the Apteryx mantelli isolate bAptMan1 chromosome 3, bAptMan1.hap1, whole genome shotgun sequence genome encodes the following:
- the SLC22A7 gene encoding solute carrier family 22 member 7, translating into MKFEDLLLETGGFGRFQILILFLLCLPRINLPMHFLLHSFLAATPSHHCAIPRQEAFVNLTTEELLLISIPQESDGTFRSCEMFLQPQFYLLLNSSLQPENDSIIEDCKYGWVYDHSQFTSTIATQWDLVCEQRGLNQATATFFFIGVTVGAVIFGYLSDRYGRKAMLLVSLVCSVIFGMLSAASTSYSMLAITRTLTGVALSGISLIVLPLGMEWVDVQHRTISGILTSIFWSIGNMLLAMIAYLVRDWRWLLVAVTGPCLLSIICLWWVPESARWLIANGKVKQAHRHLLRCARMNGRKDFTVSPEALRRMTTEKKSGESYSYISLFRTPVLRKISLCSGAVWFGVAFSYYGMSMNLTGFGLNMYLSQFVFGIIEIPAKLIMYVLVNRVGRRQSQAWTLILTGLCIGANIIVPKSFTSMRSVVAIMGKGFSESAFTTVFLYTSELYPTVLRQNGMGYTSFVARLGGALAPLVFLLDSVWRSLPEVTYCGMAVCCGSVAFLLPETLNVHLPEGIEDVEKTQVRGPLQISAPEGMPLQSRLK; encoded by the exons ATGAAATTTGAGGATCTCTTGCTGGAAACCGGTGGCTTTGGCCGATTCCAGATCTTGATTTTGTTTCTCCTCTGTCTCCCAAGAATCAACCTTCCCATGCATTTCCTGCTGCACAGTTTTCTTGCTGCTACTCCCTCTCATCACTGTGCAATTCCACGCCAGGAGGCATTTGTGAACCTCACCACAGAGGAGCTTCTACTCATCAGCATCCCCCAGGAGTCTGATGGCACCTTCAGGTCCTGCGAGATGTTCTTGCAGCCTCAGTTTTACCTACTGCTCAATTCCTCTCTGCAACCAGAAAATGACTCAATTATTGAGGACTGCAAGTATGGATGGGTCTATGACCACTCACAGTTTACCTCCACCATAGCTACCCAG TGGGACCTGGTGTGTGAGCAGCGCGGACTGAACCAAGCGACTGCAACGTTCTTCTTCATCGGTGTTACAGTGGGGGCTGTGATCTTTGGATACCTTTCAGACAG GTATGGCCGGAAAGCTATGCTCCTGGTGTCGCTGGTGTGCTCGGTCATATTCGGGATGCTGAGTGCCGCCTCCACCTCCTACAGCATGCTGGCTATCACACGGACCCTCACCGGTGTGGCCCTGAGCGGCATCTCCCTTATTGTATTGCCTTTGG GGATGGAGTGGGTGGATGTGCAGCATCGCACCATCTCTGGGATCCTGACTAGCATCTTCTGGAGCATCGGGAACATGCTGCTGGCCATGATAGCATACTTGGTGCGGGACTGGCGCTGGCTGTTAGTTGCCGTAACTGGACCTTGTCTCCTGAGCATCATCTGCTTGTG GTGGGTCCCAGAGTCTGCCCGGTGGCTCATAGCCAACGGCAAAGTGAAACAAGCTCACAGGCATCTGCTTAGATGTGCAAGAATGAACGGAAGGAAAGACTTCACTGTCTCACCAGAG GCCCTCAGAAGGATGACAACAGAGAAGAAGTCAGGAGAGAGTTACTCCTACATCAGCCTGTTCAGGACACCAGTCCTGCGGAAGATCTCTCTCTGTTCTGGCGCTGTGTG GTTTGGCGTTGCCTTCTCTTATTATGGCATGAGCATGAACCTAACTGGTTTTGGGCTCAATATGTATCTCTCACAATTTGTTTTTGGCATCATTGAGATTCCAGCTAAGCTGATCATGTATGTGCTAGTGAATCGAGTTGGACGACGGCAGAGTCAGGCATGGACACTCATACTGACCGGATTGTGCATAGGAGCCAACATCATCGTTCCCAAGT cTTTCACCTCCATGCGCTCTGTAGTAGCCATTATGGGCAAAGGTTTCTCAGAATCTGCGTTCACTACTGTCTTCTTGTACACCTCTGAGCTCTACCCCACCGTACTGAG GCAGAACGGGATGGGATACACCTCCTTTGTGGCACGCCTCGGAGGGGCTTTGGCCCCACTTGTGTTTTTGCTGGACAGTGTGTGGCGGTCTCTGCCTGAGGTGACCTACTGTGGTATGGCAGTGTGCTGTGGCTCCGTGGCCTTCCTGCTTCCAGAGACACTGAATGTGCACCTGCCTGAGGGCATCGAGGACGTCGAGAAAACACA AGTGAGAGGGCCACTACAAATCAGTGCTCCTGAAGGCATGCCATTACAGTCTCGTCTGAAGTGA
- the TTL gene encoding tubulin--tyrosine ligase produces MYTFVVRDENSSVYAEVSRLLLATGHWRRLRKDNPRFNLMLGERNRLPFGRLGHEPGLVQLVNYYRGADKLCRKASLVKLIKTSPELSESCTWFPESYVIYPTNLKTPVAPAQNGIRHLINNTRTDEREVFLAAYNRRREGREGNVWIAKSSAGAKGEGILISSEAAELLDFIDEQGQVHVIQKYLENPLLLEPGHRKFDIRSWVLVDHQYNIYLYREGVLRTSSEPYNSANFQDKTCHLTNHCIQKEYSKNYGRYEEGNEMFFEEFNQYLMDALNTTLENSILLQIKHIIRSCLMCIEPAISTKHLHYQSFQLFGFDFMVDEELKVWLIEVNGAPACAQKLYAELCQGIVDVAISSVFPLSDTGQKMSQPSIFIKL; encoded by the exons atgtACACCTTCGTGGTGCGGGACGAGAACAGCAGCGTCTACGCCGAGGTGTCCCGGCTCCTGCTGGCCACCGGGCACTGGCGGCGCCTCAGGAAGGACAACCCCCGCTTCAACCTCATGCTGGGCGAGAGGAACCGGCTCCCCTTCGGCCGGCTCG GCCATGAACCTGGACTTGTGCAGCTGGTGAATTACTACAGGGGAGCAGACAAGCTGTGCCGCAAAGCGTCTCTGGTGAA GCTAATCAAGACGAGCCCTGAACTATCAGAGTCCTGCACGTGGTTCCCTGAGTCATATGTGATTTACCCAACAAACCTGAAGACCCCTGTGGCTCCAGCACAGAATGGAATTCGTCATCTCATAAACAACACACGGACAGATGAGCGGGAAGTGTTCCTGGCAGCTTACAACAGGCGGCGGGAAGGCAGAGAAGGCAATGTGTGGATCGCCAAGTCCTCAGCTGGTGCCAAAG GGGAAGGGATCCTgatttcttcagaagctgcagagcTCCTGGACTTCATCGATGAGCAGGGACAAGTGCATGTGATTCAGAAATATCTAGAGAATCCTCTGCTTTTGGAGCCAGGGCATCGCAAGTTTGACATCAG gagctgggtTCTCGTGGATCATCAATATAATATCTACCTCTACAGAGAGGGTGTCCTGCGGACCTCTTCCGAACCATATAACAGTGCTAATTTCCAGGACAAAACCTGCCACTTGACCAATCACTGCATTCAGAAGGAATATTCCAAAAACTACGGGCGGTATGAGGAAGGGAACGAAATGTTCTTTGAGGAGTTCAACCAGTACCTGATGGATGCCCTGAACACGACACTTGAGAATAGCATCTTACTGCAAATCAAACACATAATAAG AAGCTGCCTTATGTGTATAGAGCCTGCAATCAGCACAAAGCATCTTCACTACCAGAGCTTCCAGCTCTTTGGCTTTGACTTCATGGTTGACGAGGAGCTGAAAGTCTGGCTGATAGAGGTCAATGGGGCCCCAGCTTGTGCCCA GAAGCTGTATGCAGAGCTCTGCCAAGGAATTGTGGATGTAGCCATCTCTAGTGTTTTCCCCCTCAGTGACACTGGGCAGAAGATGAGCCAGCCATCAATCTTTATCAAGCTGTGA